Proteins encoded within one genomic window of Glycine soja cultivar W05 chromosome 1, ASM419377v2, whole genome shotgun sequence:
- the LOC114416054 gene encoding receptor-like protein 35, with amino-acid sequence MKMELVASLLVMSFYWLCLGNHIIVVSGLCLGDQKSLLLQFKNNLTFTNMADRNSSRLKSWNASDDCCRWMGVTCDKEGHVTALDLSRESISGGFVNSSVLFNLQHLQSLNLASNNFNSVIPSGFNNLDKLTYLNLSYAGFVGQIPIEISQLTRLITLHISSFLQHLKLEDPNLQSLVQNLTSIRQLYLDGVSISAPGYEWCSALLSLRDLQELSLSRCNLLGPLDPSLARLESLSVIALDENDLSSPVPETFAHFKSLTMLRLSKCKLTGIFPQKVFNIGTLSLIDISSNNNLHGFFPDFPLRGSLQTLRVSKTNFTRSIPPSIGNMRNLSELDLSHCGFSGKIPNSLSNLPKLNYLDMSHNRFTGPMTSFVMVKKLTHLDLSHNDLSGILPSSYFEGLQNLVHIDLSNNSFTGRTPSILFTLPSLQNLWLSNNLFTQLEEFMNVTSSRLVTLYMSNNNLSGTIPSSLFALPLLQEIRLSHNHLSQLDEFINVSSSILDTLDLSSNNLSGPFPTSIFQISTLSVLRLSSNKFNGLVHLNKLKSLTELELSYNNLSVNANFTNVGPSSFPSISYLNMASCNLKTFPGFLRNLSTLMHLDLSNNQIQGIVPNWIWKLPDLYDLNISYNLLTKLEGPFQNLTSNLDYLDLHYNKLEGPIPVFPKDAMFLDLSSNNFSSLIPRDIGNYLSQTYFLSLSNNSLHGSIPESICNASSLQMLDLSINNITGTIPPCLMIMSETLQVLNLKNNNLSGSIPDTVPASCILWSLNLHGNLLDGPIPNSLAYCSMLEVLDVGSNQISGGFPCILKEISTLRILVVRNNKFKGSLRCSESNKTWEMLQIVDIAFNNFSGKLPGKYFATWKRNISLLEEYKGQLKSIEKSFYDSEDGRVYYEDNLTLLKDLNQLLLPNIYTILTSIDVSSNHFEGPIPKDLMDFEELVVLNLSNNALSGEIPSLMGNLRNLESLDLSQNSLSGEIPMQLTN; translated from the coding sequence ATGAAAATGGAGCTTGTGGCATCACTTCTGGTGATGTCATTCTATTGGTTGTGCCTTGGTAACCACATTATTGTGGTTTCTGGTCTCTGCCTTGGTGATCAGAAGTCTTTGCTGCTGCAATTTAAGAACAACCTCACATTCACAAACATGGCAGACAGAAATAGCAGCAGGCTGAAGTCTTGGAATGCAAGTGATGATTGTTGCAGGTGGATGGGAGTAACCTGTGACAAGGAGGGACATGTTACTGCTCTTGACCTCAGTAGAGAATCAATCTCTGGTGGATTTGTCAATTCAagtgttcttttcaatctcCAACATCTCCAGAGTCTAAATTTGGCTTCAAATAACTTCAATTCTGTCATTCCTTCTGGATTCAACAACTTGGACAAGTTAACTTATCTGAATTTGTCATATGCTGGCTTTGTGGGTCAGATTCCAATAGAGATTTCTCAGCTGACAAGGTTGATTACTCTTCatatctcttcttttttgcagCACCTGAAACTTGAGGACCCAAATCTACAAAGCCTTGTCCAAAATCTCACCAGTATCAGGCAACTGTATCTGGATGGTGTAAGTATATCAGCTCCAGGTTATGAATGGTGCAGTGCTTTGTTGTCCCTGCGTGACTTGCAAGAACTGAGCTTGTCAAGGTGCAATCTCTTGGGACCCCTAGATCCTTCCCTGGCAAGACTTGAGAGTCTATCAGTCATTGCTCTTGATGAGAACGATTTATCATCCCCGGTGCCAGAAACATTTGCCCATTTCAAAAGTCTCACCATGCTAAGGCTTTCTAAGTGCAAGTTGACTGGAATATTTCCACAGAAGGTCTTTAACATCGGAACATTGTCCCTTATTGACATATCTTCAAACAACAATCTCCATGGTTTCTTTCCTGACTTTCCATTGAGGGGATCTCTCCAGACCTTAAGAGTAAGTAAAACAAACTTCACTCGATCAATTCCACCCTCTATTGGTAACATGAGGAATTTATCCGAATTGGATCTTTCTCATTGTGGTTTTAGTGGAAAAATTCCCAATTCACTGTCAAACCTACCAAAACTCAATTACCTGGATATGTCACATAACAGGTTCACCGGTCCAATGACATCCTTCGTTATGGTAAAAAAACTTACCCATTTAGATCTTTCTCATAATGATTTAAGTGGTATACTCCCATCATCTTACTTTGAAGGACTGCAAAATCTTGTCCATATTGACTTGAGCAATAATTCTTTCACTGGGAGGACTCCTTCAATCCTTTTTACACTCCCATCACTGCAAAACCTTTGGCTTTCAAACAACTTGTTTACTCAATTGGAGGAATTCATGAATGTTACATCCTCTAGATTAGTGACCCTCTATATGAGTAACAATAATCTATCTGGGACGATTCCTTCATCCCTTTTTGCACTCCCACTGCTGCAAGAGATTCGGCTTTCCCACAATCATCTTAGTCAGTTAGATGAATTCATAAATGTGTCTTCTTCTATATTAGACACCCTTGATTTGAGTAGCAATAATCTGTCAGGGCCTTTTCCAACATCTATCTTCCAGATTAGTACACTCTCTGTCCTCCGACTTTCTTCAAACAAGTTCAATGGGTTGGTGCATCTGAATAAGCTTAAAAGCTTAACTGAACTAGAGCTTTCATACAACAACTTGTCAGTAAATGCGAATTTTACAAATGTTGGCCCTTCTTCCTTTCCCAGCATTAGCTATCTAAACATGGCATCTTGTAACTTGAAAACATTCCCTGGTTTCTTGAGAAACTTGTCCACATTAATGCATCTAGATCTTTCAAATAATCAGATTCAAGGAATAGTGCCCAACTGGATTTGGAAACTACCTGATCTTTATGATCTTAATATTTCCTACAATTTGTTGACTAAGTTGGAAGGCCCTTTTCAGAATCTTACTTCTAACTTGGATTACCTTGACCTTCATTACAATAAACTTGAAGGGCCAATACCTGtttttcctaaagatgcaaTGTTCTTGGATTTGTCAAGCAACAATTTTAGCTCTCTTATACCACGAGATATCGGTAATTACCTTTCTCAGacatattttctctctctttcaaacAATTCTTTGCACGGCAGTATCCCTGAGTCCATCTGCAATGCTTCGTCACTTCAAATGCTTGATCTTTCCATTAATAACATTACTGGAACAATTCCCCCCTGTTTAATGATAATGAGTGAAACTCTTCAAGTATTAAATCTCAAGAACAACAATCTCTCAGGCTCTATTCCAGATACAGTTCCAGCTTCCTGTATTTTGTGGTCTTTAAATCTTCATGGAAATCTATTAGATGGCCCAATTCCAAACTCTCTTGCTTATTGCTCAATGTTAGAGGTATTGGACGTTGGATCAAATCAAATCAGTGGGGGCTTTCCATGCATTTTAAAGGAAATATCCACCCTTCGAATCCTTGTTGTGCGAAATAACAAATTTAAGGGTTCCCTAAGATGTTCTGAATCTAATAAGACTTGGGAAATGCTTCAAATTGTGGACATCGCTTTCAATAATTTTAGTGGCAAACTGCCGGGAAAATATTTTGCAACCTGGAAAAGAAATATAAGTTTGCTTGAGGAATACAAAGGTCAATTAAAGTCTATAGAGAAGTCGTTTTATGATTCCGAGGATGGCAGAGTATATTATGAAGATAATCTGACACTTTTGAAGGACCTAAACCAATTGTTGTTGCCAAATATTTATACAATCTTAACATCCATTGATGTCTCATCCAACCATTTTGAAGGACCTATACCAAAGGACCTAATGGATTTTGAAGAACTCGTAGTCCTTAATTTGTCAAACAACGCTTTGTCTGGTGAAATCCCTTCCTTAATGGGTAACTTGAGAAACTTGGAGTCCCTGGACCTTTCACAAAACTCCCTGAGTGGAGAAATTCCTATGCAGCTTACAAATTAg